The nucleotide sequence AATAAACCGCAATTCATCTTCTTCAAAATGCTGAGCACCACGCAATGGGATCTCTACCACGTCCGGAGTCGTTTCAAAACGCTGTGATTTTTTTAAACGGTTATGATCTTCCATTTGTACTCTCAAGATTACGTCAGCAGAACACGAGTTCAGCTGACTTTAGCGACTTACTTTAACTGCTTACGTTAGTTTATCGCCCAAAATATACTGTAGAAGGTGATCCAAGCGGATATGACTGAAGTCGGCCCCTTCTGTTTCAGTCTCGATAACAGGAGGAGCAAACTGTACAAAATCAAACCCTTGTGAATCCCAAAACTCACCTTTAGGCAGGTTTTTAGGCACTTCTCCTGGATAGACGGTCACAGACTGACCTGTTAACAATTCACGACCGTGCACCACTTCAATCTCAGCATTTCCCGACTTGACCATGGCATGTTGGGTCGCTTTAATGGCGCTTATAGCCATGACTTCAACGTCACACCCTTCAAACTTTGCTTGTTTCTGGCTCTGTTTTACCAATTGGGTCAACAATGAAAGTACATTGCCCTGTTGATCTCGGGTGACATGATCCACCTTACTGGCAGCAAATAAAAGCTTATCGATCCTTGGAGAAAACAAACGCTTTAACAGGTTCGACTGACCAAACTTAAAACTTTCCATGATCCCATTCAAGGCTTGAGTCATATCATCAAATTGCGCTTTACCTCGATTGAGTGGCGTAAAACAGTCGACTAATAAAATTTGACGATCAAATTTAGCAAAATATTCTTTATAAAAAGGGGTGATCACCTTAGATTTATATTCATTAAAGCGGGTTGTCAGCACATGGTATGCTGTACTCACATCACCTTGCTCATATGCGGCTAACACCTCATCCGTTTTTCCAAATAGCGGAAAAAATGCCAGCACAGGTGCATCAACTAGTTCACCAGGCAGTAGCATTCGTCCTGGTTGAGCATAATAAAATCCATGATTATTAACACTATCTAAAAGTACCTGCTGATATAGTCCTGCCAGTTGCTTTAATTCAGCTTCATCAGCTTTGGCACTGAGATCGAGTGCGGCTAAAGCCTCAGCAAAAGCGGGATAACAACTCGAACGTGTTAGTATTTGTTCGCGCTGGCTTTGTGTCATCGACCACTGCCGATAAGACTGTTTTAACATCGGCAGATCGAGTAACCATTCACCGGGGTAATCAACAATATCCAGATACAAGGTCGCGTTATCGGTGAATTTTGCCAATATTCCCTTTTGGGGTTGATAACGGATAGCGAGTCTAAGTTCACTAATACTACGGGTTGAGGCCGGCCATTGGGGCGGAGAAGATCGTAATGCCTTCATTGCTTGTTCGTAATCAAAACTGGCTACCGTTAAATCTGGTTGTAGATCCCGCTTAACACCGTATAAACGATCTTCACGACTCACCTGCCACAAAGGTAGTTTATTGTTTTCCCCTGTCAGACCTGAATTGAGTAGTTGATCCACAAGCCCGGTAATAAAAGCCGTTTTCCCTGCGCCAGAAAGCCCGGTGACAGCCAAACGAATATGTCTGTCCGAGGTTCTATGGGCAAGTGCTTTAGTGGTTTGAGAGACTTGTTTACTTAACTTAGAGAAAGAGCGGTTAATACGACTCATAGACTGCGCTTAAAAGTTATCTGGGCGGAGTGTCCGCCCATTGGAGTGATTAAAGATTATTTATCTCTTGTTTAAGATCGAAGTTATCAGATGTGACATGTCGTTCCAGCTTTTGCAGTCTTTCCTCAAGGCCGCTAAATTTTTCACTGACATCACGAAGCGCCATCTTAGCAGACTCTCCCGCTTGCCAAACTTTCTTCTTAATTTCGATATCTTTATGTGCTTTAGCATCCGACTTTTCAGTACCTGGCTTGGCATCCAATATAACCCACAATAAGATGTAGATAAATAGTACGGGTCCGCCACCGCCTAAAAGAAAGATAGATGCCGCAGCAACACGCACCAGCCAAGGTTCAAAATTAAAGTAATCGGCTATTCCTGCACAGACACCAGCAATTTTACCTGACTGGGGGATACGATATAAGGTACGGCCATTTGCTTTACTCATCTCAATTCCTCCAATTTAGCTTGCGTTTCAATGAATGGGACTTGTAATGATGTCATAACCAAGTAATGGTTACTCATCACGTGTCCTCCATTGCGGGGTTTCAGTGTCTAAAATCGCTTCCAATGTATCGATACGTTGCGCCATTTTATCGGCTCTGGTAATTAACTCATTTAGTTGTGTATACTCTTCTTCAGTAAGGCCCTGGCTCACTTGACGCTTACTGCGGTAGTGAAGTATCAGCCATATAGGGGCCACGATTATCAGAAAAATAATAATTGGGGCTATTAAAATTTCCATGTTCTTAGCTCACCTCTGAATGGTTACTATTTTGTTGTGGTTTTAGTTTTTGCCTTCGCTTTATCAGCATTCAGCTTTGCTTTCAATGCTTCAAGTTCAGCTGATATTGAATCTTCAGCTTCTAACGCTGCAAACTCATCCTTCAGAGTTTTCTGGTTACCCAAGTCATAGGCATCAACCTGAGATTCTAAACCTTCAACACGACGCTCATATTGCTCAAACTTGCTCATCGCATTATCAATTTTGCTCGAATCTAACTGCTTCTTTACTTCTAGACGTGAACTTGCAGTCTGCTTGCGCATAATGATGGTTTTTTGGCGAGCTTTAGCATCAGCCAACTTATCTTGTAACAGATTAACTTCCTCTTTAAGACGGGCTATCTGCTCCTCTACAACCACTAGCTCTTGCGATAATGTTGTAGCAAGCTCAGTGGCTTTTTGCTTTTCGATTAGCGCCGCTTTGGCCAAATCTTCACGATCTTTCGATAATGCTAACTCAGCTTTACTCTGCCAATCTTGAACTTGCTCCTGCACCTTAACGATACGACGAAGTAGTTCTTTTTTCTCAGCGAGTACTTTAGCTGAAGTCGAACGAACCTCGACCAAAGTATCTTCCATCTCTTGGATGATCAGACGTACCATTTTTTCAGGGTCTTCAGCCTTATCAAGTAATGAACTGATATTTGAATTAATGATATCTGCAAAGCGAGAGAAAATTCCCATAATACTATCCTCAAAATTAATGTTAGTGTCGTAGAGTTTAATCCACTTTCTATGCCAACTTTACATAACCAACACAATACAATGACTTAACCAATATATTAACTTTTTCTTTCTTTTATTAACAGAGGGGATTATTATAATTTTCACCAACTATTAGCGTTAAAGACTAAAACTTACTGTGCCAAATCAATTTCAGCAAGATAATCTTATCGGTCAATCCAATGCACTATTAGAAGTGCTAGAGCATGTTTCTCAAATTGCCCCTCTGTCTAAGCCAGTGCTTATTATAGGGGAGAGAGGAACAGGTAAAGAACTTATCGCAGAACGACTGCACTTCTTATCTAAACGTTGGGATCAGAGTTTTATTAAACTCAACTGTTCCTCGTTAAGTGAGAACTTACTCGAAAGTGAACTCTTTGGCCATGATGCAGGTGCATTTACTGGTGCGAGTAAGAAACATGAAGGCCGCTTCGAACGTGCTAATGGTGGTACACTTTTTCTCGATGAACTCGCCAACACCTCCGGCTTGATCCAAGAGAAGCTACTTAGAGTGATTGAGTACGGTGAATTTGAGCGTGTCGGTGGCAGTAAAACAGTACGGACAGATGTCAGACTCATCTGTGCAGCCAATGAAGATCTGCCTTCTTTAGCCGAAGCTGGTGAGTTCCGTGCCGACCTACTCGATCGTCTAGCCTTCGATGTGATCACCTTACCACCACTACGGCATCGCAAAGAGGATATAAAGCCACTGGCTGAATACTTTGCAATAGGCATGGCCAGACAGTTAAAAATGCAATTGTTTGAAGGCTTCAGTTATTCAGCAATGCAACAACTCATGGATTACCCTTGGCCGGGAAATATACGTGAACTAAAAAATGTCGTTGAACGAAGTGTCTATCGTAATGCTGAAACTGAAACGGCCATTGAAAACATTATTCTTGATCCATTCGCATCTCCATACCGTCCAACCACTAGAATTAAAACCATAGAGCGGCAACAATCACAGACCAAGATTGAAGCTAACAGTGTACAAACTGGAGCTAATACCGAACCTGCTCAAGCCTGCTCCTCTTCATTACCTCCTCAATTCCCCCTCGATTTTAAAGAACATTGTGAAGGGCTTGAGATCACCTTACTCAAGCAAGCGTTAGAGGCTGGTCAATATAATCAAAAGAAAACAGCTGAGCTGTTAGGCCTGAGTTATCACCAACTACGAGGAATATTAAAGAAATATAACCTGCTGGATAAGGCATGAGGTGTTTTTATACTATAAGCACATTGCTCATCTGTTGGCTGCACTGTTAAAATGGTTTCCTAAGTCCAGAATAAATGAATATTTAATGAGAATGCTGATAAAGCGTCTATCTCGATACGCCACGGTCACTTGCCTGGGTATCATCGCAATGGGATGTGGTCCCCAACGAGTGCCTCCTGGTTTGGTCTATTGCTCAGAAGGAAACCCGGAATCTTTTAACCCTCAGTTAGTAACCTCCGGAACCACAGTCGATGCGACATCACACCAGATTTACAATGGACTGGTCGACTACGATGCCAAATCAGGTCAGATTATCCCTTCCCTCGCCACTAAATGGCATATTAGTGAGGATGAACTTACCTATACATTTACTTTACGAAAAGGTGTGAGCTTTCACCAATCGAGAGATTTCACTCCAAGCAGAGCGTTTAATGCCGATGATGTACTTTTTTCTTTCAATCGAATCATTGATATAAACCACCCTTATCATTTCGTTTCAAAGACAGGTTATCCTTTCTTCCAAAGTATCGGTTTCGACAAGCAAGTCAATCTCATTGAAAAGATTTCAGACAATCAGGTCGCTTTCCATCTTAACAGCCGTGATGCCTCATTTCTCTCGAACTTAGCCTCTGGTTTTGGCGTTATTTTATCTGCGGAATATGCACAGGTACTAGCAAAGCGCGATGAAAAAGACAAAATTGATAGGCTACCGATTGGTACTGGTCCATTTCAACTCAGAAAATATGTGAAGAATGAATATATTCGTTACCACAGACATGAGCAATATTGGCGCACCTTGCCAAAATCAGAGATGCTGGTTTTTGATATCACCCCTAAAAGTACCTCTAGATTAGCAAAACTTATCACCGGAGACTGCAGCGTTTCAGCACTTCCCAAAGCGGGAGAGTTAGCCGTTGTCTTAGCCCATGATGAGTTAGTCATAGACTCGCAACCGGGCTTTAACGTCGCTTTTTGGGCCTTTAATACTCAAAAACCACCTTTTGATGATGTGAGAGTAAGAAGAGCCTTAGCTCATGCCATTGATAGAGAAAATATTTTACGTGTCGTCTACCAGAAAACAGCTGTCAAGGCGATGGGGTTACTGCCGCCAA is from Shewanella sp. MTB7 and encodes:
- a CDS encoding YcjX family protein produces the protein MSRINRSFSKLSKQVSQTTKALAHRTSDRHIRLAVTGLSGAGKTAFITGLVDQLLNSGLTGENNKLPLWQVSREDRLYGVKRDLQPDLTVASFDYEQAMKALRSSPPQWPASTRSISELRLAIRYQPQKGILAKFTDNATLYLDIVDYPGEWLLDLPMLKQSYRQWSMTQSQREQILTRSSCYPAFAEALAALDLSAKADEAELKQLAGLYQQVLLDSVNNHGFYYAQPGRMLLPGELVDAPVLAFFPLFGKTDEVLAAYEQGDVSTAYHVLTTRFNEYKSKVITPFYKEYFAKFDRQILLVDCFTPLNRGKAQFDDMTQALNGIMESFKFGQSNLLKRLFSPRIDKLLFAASKVDHVTRDQQGNVLSLLTQLVKQSQKQAKFEGCDVEVMAISAIKATQHAMVKSGNAEIEVVHGRELLTGQSVTVYPGEVPKNLPKGEFWDSQGFDFVQFAPPVIETETEGADFSHIRLDHLLQYILGDKLT
- a CDS encoding ABC transporter substrate-binding protein: MRMLIKRLSRYATVTCLGIIAMGCGPQRVPPGLVYCSEGNPESFNPQLVTSGTTVDATSHQIYNGLVDYDAKSGQIIPSLATKWHISEDELTYTFTLRKGVSFHQSRDFTPSRAFNADDVLFSFNRIIDINHPYHFVSKTGYPFFQSIGFDKQVNLIEKISDNQVAFHLNSRDASFLSNLASGFGVILSAEYAQVLAKRDEKDKIDRLPIGTGPFQLRKYVKNEYIRYHRHEQYWRTLPKSEMLVFDITPKSTSRLAKLITGDCSVSALPKAGELAVVLAHDELVIDSQPGFNVAFWAFNTQKPPFDDVRVRRALAHAIDRENILRVVYQKTAVKAMGLLPPMSWAYSENKPIINFDPQEAKRLLKEANVTNLTIDIWAMPVARIYNPNALKTAELIQADLANIGVKVNIVSYDWSVFNQKLSQHSYDSVLIGWTADNSDPDNFFTPILSCSSVTSSSNRSRWCHHDLDLILAQARSTTNIEERKKFYQAAEAIFASQLPMLPLAHATKLAFKRKGVTDMKLTPFGGISFTGEQTDAVPNRPKEDLK
- the pspF gene encoding phage shock protein operon transcriptional activator; the protein is MPNQFQQDNLIGQSNALLEVLEHVSQIAPLSKPVLIIGERGTGKELIAERLHFLSKRWDQSFIKLNCSSLSENLLESELFGHDAGAFTGASKKHEGRFERANGGTLFLDELANTSGLIQEKLLRVIEYGEFERVGGSKTVRTDVRLICAANEDLPSLAEAGEFRADLLDRLAFDVITLPPLRHRKEDIKPLAEYFAIGMARQLKMQLFEGFSYSAMQQLMDYPWPGNIRELKNVVERSVYRNAETETAIENIILDPFASPYRPTTRIKTIERQQSQTKIEANSVQTGANTEPAQACSSSLPPQFPLDFKEHCEGLEITLLKQALEAGQYNQKKTAELLGLSYHQLRGILKKYNLLDKA
- the pspB gene encoding envelope stress response membrane protein PspB, which gives rise to MEILIAPIIIFLIIVAPIWLILHYRSKRQVSQGLTEEEYTQLNELITRADKMAQRIDTLEAILDTETPQWRTRDE
- the pspC gene encoding envelope stress response membrane protein PspC, with amino-acid sequence MSKANGRTLYRIPQSGKIAGVCAGIADYFNFEPWLVRVAAASIFLLGGGGPVLFIYILLWVILDAKPGTEKSDAKAHKDIEIKKKVWQAGESAKMALRDVSEKFSGLEERLQKLERHVTSDNFDLKQEINNL
- the pspA gene encoding phage shock protein PspA; this encodes MGIFSRFADIINSNISSLLDKAEDPEKMVRLIIQEMEDTLVEVRSTSAKVLAEKKELLRRIVKVQEQVQDWQSKAELALSKDREDLAKAALIEKQKATELATTLSQELVVVEEQIARLKEEVNLLQDKLADAKARQKTIIMRKQTASSRLEVKKQLDSSKIDNAMSKFEQYERRVEGLESQVDAYDLGNQKTLKDEFAALEAEDSISAELEALKAKLNADKAKAKTKTTTK